A window from Piliocolobus tephrosceles isolate RC106 chromosome 11, ASM277652v3, whole genome shotgun sequence encodes these proteins:
- the LOC111548481 gene encoding probable hydrolase PNKD, with protein MAAVVAATALKGRGARNARVLRGILAGATANKASHNRTRALQSHSSPEGKEEPEPLSPELEYIPRKRGKNPMKAVGLAWAIGFPCGILLFILTKREVDKDRVKQMKARQNMRLSNTGEYESQRFRASSQGAPSPDAGSGVQT; from the exons ATGGCGGCGGTGGTAGCTGCTACGGCGCTGAAGGGCCGGGGGGCGAGAAATGCCCGCGTACTCCGGG GCATTCTCGCAGGAGCCACAGCTAACAAGGCTTCCCATAACAGGACCCGGGCACTGCAAAGCCACAGCTCTCCAGAGGGCAAGGAGGAACCTGAACCCCTATCCCCGGAGCTGGAATACATTCCCAGAAAGAGGGGCAAGAACCCCATGAAAGCTGTGGGACTGGCCTG GGCCATCGGCTTCCCTTGTGGTATCCTCCTCTTCATCCTCACCAAGCGGGAAGTGGACAAGGACCGTGTGAAGCAGATGAAGGCTCGGCAGAACATGCGGTTGTCCAACACGGGCGAGTATGAGAGCCAGAGGTTCAGGGCCTCCTCCCAGGGTGCCCCATCCCCTGATGCTGGGTCTGGGGTGCAGACCTGA
- the TMBIM1 gene encoding protein lifeguard 3, with protein MSNPSAPPPYEDRNPLYPGPPPPGGYGQPSVLPGGYPAYPGYPQPGYGHPAGYPQPMPPIHPMPMNYGPGHGYDGEERAVSDSFGPGEWDDRKVRHTFIRKVYSIISVQLLITVAIIAIFTFVEPVSAFVRRNVAVYYVSYAVFIVTYLILACCQGPRRRFPWNIILLTLFTFAMGFMTGTISSMYQTKAVIIAMIITAVVSISVTIFCFQTKVDFTSCTGLFCVLGIVLMVTGIVTSIVLYFKYVYWLHMLYAALGAICFTLFLAYDTQLVLGNRKHTISPEDYITGALQIYTDIIYIFTFVLQLMGDRN; from the exons ATGTCCAACCCCAGCGCCCCACCACCATATGAGGACCGCAACCCCCTATACCCAGGCCCTCCGCCCCCTGGGGGCTATGGGCAGCCATCCGTCCTGCCGGGAGGGTATCCTGCCTACCCTGGCTACCCGCAGCCTGGCTACGGTCACCCTGCTGGCTACCCACAGCCCATGCCCCCCATCCACCCGATGCCCATGAACTACG GCCCAGGCCATGGCTATGATGGAGAGGAGAGAGCGGTGAGTGACAGCTTCGGGCCTGGAGAGTGGGATGACCGGAAAGTGCGACACACTTTTATCCGAAAG GTTTACTCCATCATCTCCGTGCAGCTGCTCATCACCGTGGCCATCATCGCTATCTTCACCTTTGT GGAACCTGTCAGCGCCTTTGTGAGGAGAAATGTGGCTGTCTACTACGTGTCCTa TGCTGTCTTCATTGTCACCTACCTGATCCTTGCCTGCTGCCAGGGACCCAG ACGCCGTTTCCCATGGAACATCATCCTGCTGACCCTTTTT aCTTTTGCCATGGGCTTCATGACAGGTACCATTTCCAG TATGTACCAAACCAAAGCCGTCATCATTGCAATGATCATCACTGCGGTGGTATCCATTTCAGTCACCATCTTCTGCTTTCAGACCAAG GTGGACTTCACCTCATGCACAGGCCTCTTCTGTGTCCTGGGAATTGTGCTCATGGTGACTGGGATTGTCACTAGCATTGTGCTGTACTTCAAATAC GTTTACTGGCTCCACATGCTCTATGCTGCTCTGGGGGCCATTTGTTTCACCCTG TTCCTGGCTTATGACACACAGCTGGTCCTGGGGAACCGGAAGCACACCATCAGCCCGGAGGACTACATCACTGGTGCCCTGCAGATTTACACAGACATCATCTACATCTTCACCTTTGTGCTGCAGCTGATGGGGGATCGCAATTAA